A window of the Comamonas sp. Y33R10-2 genome harbors these coding sequences:
- the xth gene encoding exodeoxyribonuclease III, with product MKIATWNVNSLTVRLPQVLEWLQANPVDALGLQELKLTDDKFPHMAFEEAGYKAISHGQKTYNGVAWITRDTGRDVVRNIPGFDDEQARIIATTVDSASGEIRLINGYFVNGQEPGSEKFAYKMRWLQALHDWVKAEMALHPRLVLVGDFNVTPEDRDSYDPVGLKDTIHHTVEERGHFQDLLKLGLSDSFRMFEQPEKSFSWWDYRMLGFQKNRGMRIDHILVSDALKSSVASCIVDRTPRKNKQPSDHTPVVVTLG from the coding sequence ATGAAAATTGCCACCTGGAACGTGAATTCTCTGACAGTGCGTCTGCCGCAAGTGCTGGAATGGCTACAAGCCAACCCTGTCGATGCACTGGGTTTGCAAGAGCTCAAACTCACTGACGACAAATTCCCCCACATGGCTTTTGAAGAAGCGGGCTACAAAGCCATCAGCCACGGACAAAAAACCTATAACGGTGTGGCATGGATCACGCGCGACACAGGTCGTGATGTGGTGCGCAATATTCCCGGCTTTGACGATGAGCAAGCCCGCATCATTGCCACAACGGTTGACTCTGCGTCAGGTGAGATTCGCCTGATCAACGGTTACTTCGTCAACGGCCAAGAGCCGGGCTCTGAAAAATTCGCCTACAAAATGCGCTGGCTGCAAGCTCTGCACGACTGGGTCAAGGCGGAAATGGCTTTGCATCCGCGTCTGGTGCTGGTCGGTGACTTCAATGTCACCCCTGAAGATCGTGACTCGTATGACCCCGTCGGGCTCAAAGACACCATTCACCACACAGTAGAAGAACGCGGGCATTTTCAGGACTTGCTGAAACTGGGCCTGAGCGATTCATTTCGCATGTTTGAGCAGCCTGAGAAAAGCTTCTCGTGGTGGGATTACCGCATGCTGGGTTTTCAAAAAAACCGAGGCATGCGCATTGACCATATTTTGGTCAGCGATGCACTGAAAAGTAGTGTGGCGAGCTGCATCGTGGACCGCACCCCTCGCAAAAACAAACAACCCAGCGATCACACCCCTGTGGTGGTAACGCTGGGTTGA
- a CDS encoding metallophosphoesterase, which produces MSLVQPLALGALDIVGDIHGEYSALVQLMTHLGYDLQGNHPNGRRLVFVGDFCDRGPDSPSVLALVAAMLAAGKAHAVLGNHEINLLREDAKDGSGWFFDSRVESDQPKYAPFARMSAADAPAILQQLSQLPIALEREDLRIVHAAWRPEQIAMIRELPTGSARASYDHFEKLANAQALTHCIAQRMRQEALSWPHSLEDHRYEPPFLPAHSESELGKAMVNPLKVLTAGVERECRNPFYAGGKWRFVERVGWWNEYNEAPAVIVGHYWRRMHPADAPAHGSQFENLFGGTSPVSWHGARNNVFCVDYSVGARWLDRLRGNDPAQRSKLAAMRWPERVLVFDDGLQATSENFEAPVGLRD; this is translated from the coding sequence ATGAGCCTAGTCCAGCCCCTTGCCCTTGGCGCCCTCGACATTGTTGGCGATATCCACGGCGAATACTCCGCGCTGGTGCAGTTGATGACTCATCTGGGCTATGACCTGCAAGGCAACCACCCAAACGGCAGGCGGCTGGTTTTTGTGGGCGACTTTTGCGATCGTGGGCCGGATAGCCCTTCGGTGCTGGCGCTGGTTGCGGCCATGCTGGCAGCGGGCAAGGCCCATGCCGTGCTAGGCAACCACGAGATTAATTTGCTGCGTGAAGACGCCAAAGATGGCTCCGGCTGGTTTTTCGACAGCCGCGTGGAGTCGGACCAGCCTAAATACGCTCCTTTTGCACGCATGTCTGCGGCGGATGCACCCGCCATACTTCAGCAATTGAGCCAATTACCGATAGCGCTGGAGCGAGAAGACCTGCGCATCGTGCACGCGGCATGGCGGCCCGAGCAAATTGCCATGATTCGCGAGCTGCCCACCGGCAGTGCTCGCGCCTCTTACGATCATTTTGAAAAGCTAGCGAATGCGCAGGCGCTCACACACTGCATAGCGCAGCGCATGCGGCAAGAAGCGCTGAGCTGGCCCCACAGCCTAGAAGACCACCGCTACGAGCCGCCTTTTTTGCCCGCACATAGCGAAAGCGAGCTGGGCAAGGCCATGGTCAACCCCCTCAAGGTGCTGACAGCAGGCGTAGAACGCGAATGCCGCAACCCGTTTTACGCAGGCGGCAAATGGCGCTTTGTAGAGCGTGTAGGCTGGTGGAATGAATACAACGAAGCGCCAGCTGTCATCGTGGGGCACTACTGGCGCCGTATGCACCCTGCCGATGCACCGGCACACGGCTCGCAGTTCGAAAACCTTTTCGGCGGTACCAGCCCTGTGTCATGGCATGGTGCCCGCAACAACGTCTTTTGTGTGGATTACTCCGTCGGCGCACGCTGGCTGGATCGCCTGCGCGGCAATGACCCAGCCCAGCGCAGCAAACTGGCCGCCATGCGCTGGCCTGAGCGGGTCCTGGTCTTTGATGACGGCTTGCAAGCCACATCGGAGAACTTTGAGGCTCCGGTGGGCTTGCGGGACTAA
- the glnA gene encoding type I glutamate--ammonia ligase, with protein MAKTVADVMQMVQDNEVKFVDLRFTDTRGKEQHVTVPVSHFDEDKFVSGHAFDGSSVAGWKGIEASDMQLMPDPSTANIDPFFEETTLILQCDVIEPGDGKAYDRDPRSIAKRAEAYLKASGLGDTAYFGPEPEFFIFDGVRWGTEPHNPFFEIEEYEAPWSSGTKFENGNRGHRPRTKGGYFPVPPVDSTQDMRAEMSLILESVGIPVEVFHHEVAGAGQNEIGTRFSTLVERADWTQLQKYVIWNVANTYGKTATFMPKPYAGDNGSGMHVHQSVWKDGKNLFAGDGYAGLSDFALYYIGGIIKHARALNAITNPGTNSYKRLVPGFEAPVKLAYSAKNRSASIRIPYVSNPKGRRVEARFPDPLMNPYLGFAALLMAGLDGVENKIHPGEAATKDLYHLPPEEDKLVPTVCHSLDQALEALDADRAFLTKGGVFTDSMIDAYIELKMTEVTRYRQSVHPVEYDMYFSL; from the coding sequence ATGGCGAAGACCGTAGCAGATGTGATGCAAATGGTGCAGGATAACGAGGTCAAGTTCGTAGACCTGCGCTTTACCGATACTCGTGGCAAGGAACAGCACGTTACCGTGCCCGTGTCGCACTTTGACGAAGACAAGTTTGTCTCCGGCCACGCTTTTGACGGCTCCTCCGTCGCAGGCTGGAAGGGCATTGAAGCTTCGGACATGCAGCTGATGCCTGATCCAAGCACAGCCAATATCGATCCTTTCTTTGAAGAAACCACCCTGATTCTTCAGTGTGACGTGATCGAGCCCGGTGATGGCAAGGCCTATGACCGCGATCCACGCTCCATCGCCAAGCGCGCTGAAGCCTACCTGAAGGCTTCCGGCTTGGGCGATACCGCTTACTTCGGACCTGAGCCAGAATTCTTCATCTTCGACGGCGTGCGCTGGGGTACAGAGCCTCACAACCCCTTCTTCGAAATCGAAGAATACGAAGCACCTTGGTCTTCGGGCACTAAGTTTGAAAACGGCAACCGTGGCCACCGTCCGCGCACCAAGGGCGGCTACTTCCCCGTGCCACCTGTTGACAGCACGCAAGACATGCGCGCTGAAATGTCGCTGATCTTGGAGTCGGTTGGCATTCCTGTTGAAGTGTTCCACCACGAAGTGGCTGGCGCTGGCCAAAATGAAATTGGTACACGCTTTTCCACTCTGGTTGAGCGCGCTGACTGGACACAGCTGCAAAAGTACGTGATCTGGAACGTAGCGAACACCTACGGTAAGACCGCTACTTTCATGCCTAAGCCTTACGCTGGCGACAACGGCTCCGGTATGCATGTGCACCAGTCCGTGTGGAAAGATGGCAAGAACCTGTTCGCCGGCGACGGCTATGCCGGTCTGTCTGACTTCGCTCTGTACTACATCGGCGGCATCATCAAGCACGCTCGTGCACTGAACGCCATCACCAACCCCGGCACCAACAGCTACAAGCGTCTGGTTCCTGGCTTTGAAGCACCGGTGAAGCTGGCTTACTCGGCCAAGAATCGCTCGGCCTCCATCCGTATTCCATACGTGAGCAACCCCAAGGGCCGCCGCGTGGAAGCCCGCTTCCCAGATCCACTGATGAACCCTTACCTGGGCTTCGCAGCGCTGCTGATGGCGGGTCTGGACGGCGTGGAAAACAAGATCCATCCCGGCGAAGCCGCGACCAAGGATCTGTACCACCTGCCTCCAGAAGAAGACAAGTTGGTGCCTACCGTTTGCCATAGCCTGGATCAGGCTCTGGAAGCGTTGGACGCTGACCGTGCCTTCCTGACCAAGGGCGGTGTGTTTACCGACAGCATGATCGATGCCTACATCGAGCTGAAGATGACTGAAGTGACCCGCTACCGCCAGTCTGTCCACCCCGTGGAATACGATATGTACTTCTCGCTGTAA
- the ntrC gene encoding nitrogen regulation protein NR(I) has product MKPIWIVDDDPSIRFVLEKALGREGWPIRSFTQARDVLKALADVDGSDPERQAPQVLVSDIRMPGGSGLELLEQVRGQQPGLPIIIMTAYSDLDSAVSAFQRGAFEYLPKPFDVPKAVELIRRAVEESQREEVADVQMPVQAEMLGQAPAMQDVFRAIGRLSQSQVTVMITGESGSGKELVARALHKHSPVSGGPFVAINTAAIPKDLLESELFGHERGAFTGAQTQRRGRFEQAEGGTLFLDEIGDMPFELQTRLLRVLSDGQFYRVGGHQAVKAHVRVIAATHQDLELRVKDGVFREDLFHRLNVIRLRLPALRERKEDVPMLTQHFLQQSARQLGVEPKRMSSVAMTRLQAFAFPGNVRQLENICHWLTVMAPAQQIALKDLPPEVLAPNSTLESPALSGAAQLAEKVELAPNLAASTSLGVGESAETAQLSSELPATAESWLQGLGKQAQELLAEGHHDVWDQLSHKFEAQLLRTALAATHGRRVEAASRLGIGRNTITRKLQELGLENEHFD; this is encoded by the coding sequence ATGAAGCCGATCTGGATTGTGGACGACGACCCTTCCATCCGCTTTGTGCTTGAGAAAGCATTGGGGCGTGAAGGCTGGCCTATTCGCAGTTTTACCCAAGCGCGCGATGTTCTGAAAGCCTTGGCCGATGTGGACGGCAGTGACCCTGAACGCCAAGCCCCGCAAGTACTAGTGAGCGATATCCGCATGCCCGGTGGCTCGGGCCTTGAGCTGCTCGAGCAGGTCAGGGGGCAGCAGCCCGGTCTGCCCATCATCATCATGACGGCTTACTCCGATTTGGATAGCGCTGTCTCAGCATTCCAGCGCGGAGCTTTTGAGTATTTGCCCAAGCCTTTTGATGTGCCCAAGGCGGTGGAGCTGATTCGCCGTGCGGTTGAAGAAAGCCAGCGCGAAGAAGTCGCTGACGTGCAAATGCCGGTGCAGGCGGAGATGCTGGGCCAAGCGCCGGCCATGCAAGACGTATTTCGCGCTATTGGCCGTTTGAGCCAGAGCCAAGTCACCGTCATGATCACGGGTGAATCAGGTTCCGGCAAAGAGCTGGTGGCCAGAGCACTGCACAAGCACTCCCCCGTTTCTGGTGGCCCATTTGTTGCTATCAATACTGCAGCCATTCCAAAAGATCTGTTGGAGTCTGAGCTGTTTGGCCATGAGCGCGGTGCCTTTACTGGCGCTCAAACTCAGCGCCGTGGCCGCTTTGAGCAGGCCGAAGGCGGCACACTGTTCCTGGATGAAATTGGCGATATGCCGTTCGAGCTGCAAACGCGCCTGCTGCGTGTGCTCTCAGACGGGCAGTTTTACCGCGTCGGCGGCCATCAAGCCGTCAAAGCCCATGTGCGTGTGATTGCGGCCACTCATCAAGACTTGGAGTTGCGCGTCAAAGACGGGGTCTTCCGTGAGGATTTGTTCCACCGCCTGAACGTTATTCGCCTGCGTTTGCCCGCTTTGCGTGAGCGCAAGGAAGACGTGCCCATGCTGACCCAGCACTTTTTGCAGCAAAGTGCACGTCAGCTGGGGGTTGAACCCAAGCGCATGAGCAGCGTGGCCATGACCCGGCTGCAGGCCTTTGCCTTCCCAGGTAATGTGCGCCAGCTGGAAAACATCTGTCACTGGCTCACCGTGATGGCGCCTGCGCAGCAAATTGCCTTGAAGGATTTGCCGCCTGAAGTGCTTGCACCCAATTCGACATTGGAGTCGCCTGCACTCTCAGGCGCTGCGCAGCTGGCTGAGAAGGTGGAGTTGGCGCCTAATTTGGCAGCGAGCACTAGCTTGGGTGTTGGCGAGAGTGCTGAGACCGCTCAACTCTCAAGCGAATTGCCTGCGACTGCCGAATCTTGGCTACAAGGGCTGGGCAAGCAGGCGCAAGAGTTGTTGGCAGAGGGTCATCACGATGTGTGGGATCAACTCTCACACAAGTTTGAAGCGCAACTGCTGCGCACAGCGCTGGCAGCGACGCACGGCCGGCGCGTTGAAGCCGCCAGTCGTTTGGGCATTGGCCGCAATACCATCACCCGCAAGCTGCAGGAATTAGGCTTAGAGAACGAGCACTTTGACTAA
- a CDS encoding lipocalin family protein, translating into MKPVTAFDAKRYMGTWYELARIDHRFEKGLTQVSANYSLNEDGSVVVANRGYNAEKKEWRQADGKARFLGATDVAALKVSFFGPFYAGYNVVSLDDDYQTSLVIGDSLDYFWLLSRSKTIPEAKFKQLLEKAQGFGVDLSRVIVVAQ; encoded by the coding sequence ATCAAGCCGGTGACTGCTTTTGATGCCAAACGCTATATGGGTACTTGGTATGAACTGGCCCGCATTGACCACCGTTTTGAAAAGGGCCTGACTCAGGTGTCGGCCAACTACAGCCTCAATGAAGATGGTTCAGTAGTGGTGGCTAACCGGGGCTATAACGCAGAGAAAAAAGAGTGGCGCCAAGCCGATGGCAAGGCACGCTTCTTGGGCGCGACGGATGTGGCGGCCCTTAAGGTTTCATTCTTTGGCCCGTTTTACGCAGGCTACAACGTGGTGAGTCTGGATGATGACTACCAGACCTCGCTGGTGATTGGCGATAGCCTTGACTATTTCTGGCTGCTCTCGCGCAGCAAGACGATTCCTGAGGCGAAGTTCAAGCAGTTGCTTGAAAAGGCTCAGGGCTTTGGCGTTGATTTGAGCCGTGTGATCGTAGTGGCTCAATAA
- a CDS encoding YncE family protein encodes MPAQASRAVQGPTPIFVLNSLDASISVVDPLTWKEQSRIPTGKEPHHLYLTPDEKSLVVANALGDSLSLIDPRTGAVQRVIRDIVDPYHLRFSPDMKWFITAANRLNHIDFYRWDAATHTPTLLKRVSTGKTPSHLFIDAQSKTLYSTMQDSDALVAIDIATQTIKSRVPTGAMPADLYGSPDGKKLFIGLTGGDGVEEFDLTGPEPRSVGQIKTAAGAHAFRAAGDGRHLYVSNRVANTISKIDMVTSKVVDNYPAPGGPDCMDVSADGRYIYVASRWARKLSVIDTVEKKVVNQVNVGKSPHGVWTLSHAER; translated from the coding sequence ATGCCCGCACAGGCATCGCGTGCCGTACAAGGCCCAACGCCGATTTTTGTGCTGAATTCTCTTGATGCATCGATCAGCGTGGTGGACCCGCTGACGTGGAAAGAGCAGTCACGCATTCCCACCGGCAAAGAGCCGCATCACCTGTACCTGACGCCAGATGAAAAATCGCTGGTCGTGGCCAATGCGCTGGGTGATTCGCTGTCGCTGATCGATCCGCGCACCGGCGCTGTGCAGCGCGTGATTCGCGATATTGTGGACCCGTACCACCTACGCTTTTCGCCTGATATGAAGTGGTTCATCACGGCGGCTAATCGCTTAAATCACATCGATTTTTACCGCTGGGATGCGGCCACGCATACGCCAACTTTGCTCAAGCGTGTGTCCACCGGCAAAACGCCTAGCCACTTGTTTATCGATGCGCAAAGCAAGACGCTGTACTCGACCATGCAAGACAGCGATGCCTTGGTGGCTATCGATATCGCCACGCAGACCATCAAATCTCGCGTACCCACAGGTGCTATGCCGGCTGACCTTTATGGCAGCCCGGATGGCAAGAAGCTGTTTATCGGCCTGACGGGTGGCGATGGTGTGGAGGAGTTTGACCTCACAGGCCCCGAGCCGCGTAGCGTGGGGCAGATCAAGACAGCTGCCGGCGCACATGCCTTTCGCGCTGCGGGAGATGGCCGCCACCTGTACGTGAGCAACCGCGTAGCCAACACCATTAGCAAGATTGATATGGTGACCAGCAAGGTGGTTGATAACTATCCAGCGCCGGGTGGCCCTGACTGCATGGATGTGTCTGCCGACGGCCGCTACATTTATGTGGCTTCGCGCTGGGCGCGAAAACTCTCGGTGATTGATACGGTAGAAAAGAAGGTTGTCAATCAGGTCAATGTAGGCAAGTCGCCCCACGGGGTCTGGACTTTGTCACACGCAGAACGCTGA
- a CDS encoding sterol desaturase family protein yields MDGLIQIFGDVQQRLFEGVVQPFLFHFGMANLLEDGYDATGWLLVGLLQIAIMIAVILPLQRWKPAEPVVDRQAIRVDIIYTLVHRLGLFRIALFFSIDPLWDALMGTLHVWGLPAFHLDNIVPGVTDNAWVSLLLYLVVFDLVEYWIHRGQHGIGWWWKLHALHHSQRQMTMWSDNRNHLLDDVIHGSIIVLVAQFIGVAPGQFVAIVALTQLSESFQHANVRIWFGQWGERLWVSPRFHRRHHTIGIGHEQKAPVRNPKAHGNNFGVLLPWWDMLFGTANFELRYDATGVRDQVQPNAKGQLRDYGRGFWSQQWQGILRLMGRA; encoded by the coding sequence GTGGATGGGTTGATTCAGATTTTTGGGGATGTGCAGCAACGCCTGTTTGAAGGTGTGGTGCAGCCGTTCCTGTTTCACTTTGGCATGGCCAACCTGCTAGAAGATGGCTACGACGCCACGGGCTGGCTGCTGGTGGGCCTGCTGCAAATCGCCATCATGATTGCTGTGATCTTGCCCCTGCAGCGCTGGAAGCCGGCGGAGCCCGTGGTGGACCGTCAAGCGATTCGGGTGGACATCATCTATACGCTGGTGCATCGATTGGGCTTGTTTCGTATTGCGCTTTTTTTTAGCATCGATCCGCTGTGGGATGCGCTCATGGGCACGCTCCATGTATGGGGTCTTCCTGCCTTTCATTTAGACAATATCGTGCCTGGCGTGACTGATAACGCTTGGGTCAGCCTGCTGCTGTATTTGGTGGTCTTTGATCTGGTCGAGTACTGGATTCACCGCGGTCAGCATGGCATTGGCTGGTGGTGGAAGCTGCATGCGCTGCACCACTCGCAGCGCCAGATGACGATGTGGAGCGATAACCGTAATCACTTGCTCGACGATGTCATTCATGGCTCCATCATTGTGCTGGTAGCTCAGTTCATCGGCGTGGCACCGGGGCAGTTTGTGGCGATTGTGGCACTGACCCAGCTTAGCGAGAGCTTTCAGCATGCCAATGTACGCATCTGGTTTGGTCAGTGGGGGGAGCGCCTGTGGGTCAGCCCGCGTTTTCACCGTCGCCACCACACCATTGGTATTGGCCATGAGCAAAAAGCCCCGGTGCGCAACCCTAAAGCGCACGGCAATAACTTCGGCGTGCTGCTGCCTTGGTGGGATATGTTGTTTGGAACGGCCAACTTTGAGTTGCGTTATGACGCGACGGGAGTTCGCGACCAAGTTCAGCCCAATGCCAAAGGGCAGCTGCGTGACTATGGCCGTGGTTTTTGGTCACAACAATGGCAAGGAATCCTGCGTTTAATGGGTCGCGCATAA
- a CDS encoding phosphoribosyltransferase produces MLTEDGKHLYVSYDEYHGLIEKLAVKIHQSGWEFDTILCLARGGLRPGDILSRIFDKPLAIMSTSSYRAEAGTVQGHLDIGRFIATPKGEIAGRVLLVDDLADSGATLKAVISMLKTNYAPITELRSAVIWTKGVSTFEPEYSVDYLGTNPWIHQPFEGYDSLSPEKLAEKWKD; encoded by the coding sequence ATGTTGACTGAAGACGGTAAGCACCTGTATGTGAGCTACGACGAGTACCACGGTCTCATCGAAAAGCTCGCTGTGAAGATTCACCAGTCCGGCTGGGAGTTTGACACCATCCTGTGCTTGGCACGTGGTGGTCTGCGCCCAGGCGATATCTTGAGCCGCATTTTTGATAAGCCTTTGGCCATCATGTCCACCAGCTCCTACCGCGCTGAAGCCGGTACGGTGCAAGGCCATCTGGATATTGGTCGCTTTATCGCGACCCCCAAGGGTGAAATTGCTGGCCGCGTGTTGCTGGTGGATGATCTGGCTGACTCGGGCGCTACGCTCAAGGCGGTGATCTCCATGCTCAAGACCAACTACGCTCCGATCACGGAGCTGCGCAGCGCCGTGATCTGGACCAAGGGTGTGTCGACTTTCGAGCCTGAGTACTCGGTGGACTATCTGGGTACCAACCCATGGATTCACCAGCCGTTCGAGGGCTACGACTCTTTGAGCCCTGAAAAGCTTGCTGAGAAGTGGAAGGACTGA
- the glnL gene encoding nitrogen regulation protein NR(II): MSSTADLAPAGLANLELDEIDRKNYQSLDGLCTLIAVLDEQGMVRFANAALENALGQSRRMMVACEFAGYVAEPALLDKALSGARSNDFSALRFEANLLRLGLEPLPIHAAVSPAEQVGQVMVEMWPLEQQTRQDREERILEQAQANKELIRNLAHEIKNPLGGIRGAAQLLQMDLVMPELLEYTTVIIHEADRLQALVDRLLAPHRHPHDVADVNIHEVCERVRSLVLIEYPHGLKIRRDYDISIPEFRGDRAQLIQALLNIVQNAAQALGGRIADGDAEIILKTRVARQATLGRERHRLALELHVIDNGSGVPDAIKERIFYPLVSGRDGGSGLGLTLAQTFVQRHHGLIECDSQPGKTDFRILIPLP; encoded by the coding sequence ATGAGCTCAACCGCTGACTTAGCCCCCGCTGGTCTCGCCAACCTAGAGTTGGATGAAATTGACCGCAAAAATTACCAATCGTTAGACGGGCTTTGCACCTTGATTGCCGTGCTCGATGAGCAAGGTATGGTGCGCTTTGCCAATGCGGCGCTAGAGAACGCACTGGGGCAATCGCGCCGCATGATGGTGGCCTGCGAATTCGCGGGCTACGTTGCAGAGCCTGCCTTGTTGGACAAAGCCTTGAGTGGGGCACGCTCCAACGATTTTTCAGCGTTGCGCTTTGAGGCCAACTTGCTGCGTTTGGGGCTGGAGCCTTTGCCCATTCACGCGGCCGTCTCTCCTGCAGAGCAAGTAGGCCAGGTAATGGTGGAGATGTGGCCACTTGAGCAGCAGACCCGTCAAGACCGCGAAGAGCGCATCCTTGAGCAAGCTCAGGCGAACAAGGAGCTGATTCGCAATCTTGCGCATGAGATTAAAAACCCGCTGGGTGGGATTCGCGGCGCAGCGCAATTGCTGCAAATGGATCTGGTCATGCCAGAGCTGCTGGAGTACACCACCGTCATCATTCACGAGGCAGATCGATTACAGGCCTTGGTTGATCGATTGCTCGCGCCGCACCGTCATCCACATGATGTGGCTGACGTGAATATTCACGAGGTCTGTGAGCGTGTTCGCTCACTGGTGCTGATCGAGTATCCGCATGGCCTCAAAATCAGGCGTGACTACGACATCTCGATTCCTGAGTTCCGTGGTGATCGCGCGCAGCTCATTCAGGCTCTGCTGAACATTGTGCAAAACGCTGCACAGGCCTTGGGTGGGCGCATTGCTGATGGGGATGCGGAGATTATTCTCAAGACGCGCGTGGCAAGACAGGCCACTTTGGGGCGGGAGCGCCACAGACTGGCACTGGAATTGCATGTCATTGATAACGGTTCAGGCGTGCCCGATGCCATTAAGGAGCGAATTTTCTACCCCTTGGTATCTGGCAGAGATGGCGGCTCAGGCCTTGGCTTGACACTCGCTCAGACCTTTGTTCAGCGCCATCATGGCTTGATCGAATGCGATAGTCAGCCCGGGAAGACGGATTTCCGAATTCTGATCCCACTGCCATAA
- a CDS encoding EI24 domain-containing protein: protein MLASMNLLLDSFWRALAYCLHKRVIVWSLLPLLTMCLLTWVLGYFFWADAVQKVQNLLDGAGWLNSIWVWLQARGMSYASELLASILVVLGAMPVLVVLVLLLVGLFMAPVLTHLVAEKRFAQLEKKHGASFIASAVWSVGAALMALLALVVTLPLWVFPPLMLVVGPLIWGWLTYRVMAFDALSEHASKDERRSLFVRHRMSLILMGVICGYLGAAPGIVWVSGLIFLAAFWVLIPIAIWIYALVIAFSALWFAHFCLAALEQMRAEAAPSSTEPQVPFARNRVDGGDAVAITH, encoded by the coding sequence ATGCTTGCCAGCATGAACTTGCTGCTCGACTCTTTCTGGCGTGCCTTGGCGTACTGCTTGCATAAGCGGGTGATCGTTTGGTCGCTGCTGCCTTTGCTCACCATGTGCTTGCTGACCTGGGTACTGGGCTACTTTTTTTGGGCCGATGCCGTTCAAAAAGTACAAAACCTGCTTGATGGAGCGGGCTGGCTCAACTCAATCTGGGTTTGGCTGCAAGCGCGCGGCATGAGCTATGCGTCTGAGTTGCTTGCTTCTATTTTGGTAGTGCTTGGTGCCATGCCTGTGCTGGTGGTCTTGGTGTTGCTCTTGGTGGGGCTGTTTATGGCTCCTGTGCTCACCCACTTGGTTGCTGAAAAGCGCTTTGCTCAGCTCGAAAAAAAGCACGGTGCATCTTTTATTGCCAGTGCAGTCTGGTCGGTGGGCGCAGCATTGATGGCCTTGCTTGCGCTGGTGGTAACTCTGCCTTTGTGGGTGTTTCCGCCGCTCATGCTGGTGGTGGGGCCGCTGATTTGGGGCTGGCTTACTTATCGCGTAATGGCTTTTGATGCCTTATCTGAGCACGCCAGCAAGGATGAGCGCCGTAGCCTTTTTGTGCGCCACCGCATGTCACTGATTTTGATGGGCGTGATCTGCGGCTATCTGGGCGCTGCACCGGGCATTGTCTGGGTCTCAGGCTTGATCTTTTTGGCTGCGTTCTGGGTCCTGATTCCGATTGCTATCTGGATTTACGCGCTGGTGATCGCTTTTTCTGCATTGTGGTTTGCACATTTTTGTTTGGCCGCGCTGGAGCAGATGCGCGCCGAGGCTGCACCAAGTTCGACGGAGCCTCAAGTGCCTTTTGCCCGTAATAGGGTGGATGGAGGCGATGCAGTGGCGATTACGCACTGA